One window of the Leptospiraceae bacterium genome contains the following:
- a CDS encoding ABC transporter permease, whose product MWKYILRRILYTIPIAIGVYTITFLLFHLRDPIAIAKVHLPQAPLPVLQDWVRANNYHLPLFLNLPHHAEEVRPDGRVHPEFKEKSIFYSRYFLGLKDLITFNFGKDKNNRDILEQMKERAIPSLSVMFPAFVISIFISLFFSLLSVYSPLWVDRTISFFAVVSMSIAIPVYLLLAGWIFGSFLKIVPIYGDPLPAIIVAVIAGLGGQIRFYRTVLMDQKYQLFVRASRLRGATTWYVLIFHVLRNASIPILTTVMMSLPFLITGSLLLEQFFGIPGMGDMMYSAIISQDFPVIRALVYLGAFLYMLGNVLTDISYAFVDPRIRLE is encoded by the coding sequence ATGTGGAAGTACATCCTTCGAAGGATTCTTTACACTATTCCTATTGCAATAGGAGTCTATACAATCACCTTTTTGCTTTTTCATCTTCGGGACCCCATTGCCATAGCGAAGGTGCATTTACCTCAAGCTCCTTTGCCCGTTTTACAAGATTGGGTTCGTGCCAACAACTATCATTTGCCACTATTTTTGAATCTGCCACATCATGCTGAAGAAGTTCGTCCTGATGGAAGGGTTCATCCCGAATTTAAAGAAAAAAGCATTTTTTATTCTCGTTATTTTCTAGGCTTAAAGGATCTCATTACCTTCAATTTTGGCAAAGACAAAAACAATCGGGATATTTTAGAACAAATGAAGGAAAGAGCAATTCCCTCTTTGAGTGTGATGTTCCCTGCTTTTGTGATTTCTATCTTTATAAGTTTGTTTTTTTCTTTGTTGTCGGTTTATAGTCCCCTTTGGGTAGATAGGACCATCAGTTTTTTTGCCGTAGTTTCGATGAGTATTGCTATTCCTGTGTATTTATTATTAGCAGGATGGATTTTTGGAAGCTTTCTAAAGATAGTGCCTATTTATGGTGATCCTTTACCAGCCATCATCGTAGCTGTGATTGCGGGTTTAGGAGGACAGATACGTTTCTATCGCACCGTGCTTATGGATCAAAAATACCAACTTTTCGTGAGGGCTTCTCGTCTTCGGGGAGCTACAACATGGTATGTTTTGATTTTTCACGTGCTACGAAATGCCTCAATCCCTATCTTGACCACAGTGATGATGAGTCTTCCTTTTTTGATTACTGGTTCCTTATTATTAGAACAATTTTTTGGAATTCCTGGCATGGGGGACATGATGTATTCTGCCATTATTTCTCAAGACTTTCCTGTCATTCGAGCCTTAGTCTATTTGGGAGCTTTTTTGTATATGTTAGGAAACGTTCTAACGGATATTTCTTATGCTTTTGTGGATCCTCGAATACGTCTGGAGTAA
- a CDS encoding ABC transporter substrate-binding protein, with protein MKPIILLLFLFLISCREPWNNPYSDFDKNKKVLLSALADEPRTLDPIKATDVISITILSNITATPYQYDYKARPLKMIPLLAKDYPETGYKSHKNQLVYYFRFELKEAYYYPEECLGKKKRPILAEDFILMLKRTANRKINPFAFPLLDNIIGFMEYSQYLETFPQKETMEMYEREIEGVRKYNQNGIEILLKKPDPRIPYFFAMTASSPLPKECLEYSLRNPEYLLDHHPISSGAFYLHEWKRNQRMILRKNPNYYETSEYFQESLPRIEEVYFHIIRSGPTIWTLFRQGYIDRIGLNQDTMQQVLDGTVLSEKYRKMGILLTQAKEPVTYGWVFNLRDPIFKNNPHLRRAIACAIDVEELIFRFFRNRAIPANGLIPPEMEGHLEDDPLIKKYPIRNCQHLVPELLTKAGYPPGHPQGRDKNQKPLELRLTAVAGGAGTAVYRFYTESLAKYGIELKVDLYDAPTFFEKRHKGEFQIAGWGWGADYPDPQNFFQLFYSKNIETGYNEAGYINPEFDRLYEQLLETTQPEIRKNLVYRMNEILLRDLPVAFTFHPVTFSIQWPWLEPIIPHPLDLNQLKYRSVNPEFRFQKWLEINSLF; from the coding sequence ATGAAGCCAATAATTCTTTTGCTATTTTTGTTTTTAATCAGCTGTCGTGAACCTTGGAACAACCCTTATAGTGATTTTGATAAAAACAAAAAAGTATTACTTTCTGCATTAGCGGATGAACCTAGAACCTTAGATCCCATTAAAGCAACTGATGTTATTTCCATCACTATTCTTTCCAACATCACAGCTACTCCATATCAGTATGATTACAAAGCCAGACCCTTGAAAATGATTCCTCTCTTAGCAAAAGATTATCCAGAAACAGGATACAAATCCCATAAAAATCAGCTTGTTTATTATTTTCGTTTCGAACTCAAAGAAGCCTATTATTATCCTGAAGAATGTCTTGGCAAAAAGAAACGTCCTATCTTAGCAGAAGATTTCATTCTGATGTTGAAGCGAACCGCCAATCGTAAAATCAATCCCTTTGCATTCCCACTTTTGGATAATATCATTGGTTTTATGGAATATTCACAATATTTAGAAACCTTCCCCCAAAAAGAAACAATGGAAATGTATGAACGAGAAATCGAAGGAGTAAGAAAATACAATCAAAACGGAATCGAGATTCTTTTAAAAAAACCTGATCCAAGGATTCCATATTTCTTTGCTATGACGGCTTCCTCCCCTTTGCCAAAAGAATGTTTGGAATACTCACTACGAAATCCAGAATATTTACTGGACCATCATCCTATCAGCTCTGGAGCTTTTTATCTACACGAATGGAAACGAAATCAACGTATGATTTTACGAAAAAACCCTAACTATTATGAAACTAGTGAATATTTTCAAGAATCTTTACCTCGCATCGAAGAAGTGTATTTTCATATCATTCGTTCCGGTCCTACGATTTGGACCTTGTTTCGTCAAGGCTATATCGACCGGATTGGACTCAATCAAGACACTATGCAGCAAGTTCTGGATGGAACGGTTCTCTCAGAAAAATACCGAAAGATGGGAATACTTCTCACTCAGGCAAAAGAACCTGTCACTTATGGTTGGGTTTTCAACTTGCGAGATCCTATCTTCAAAAACAATCCTCATCTTCGAAGAGCGATTGCTTGTGCCATAGACGTAGAAGAATTGATTTTTCGTTTTTTTCGCAATCGAGCCATACCTGCGAATGGACTCATACCACCCGAAATGGAAGGACACTTAGAAGATGACCCTCTCATAAAAAAATACCCCATAAGGAACTGCCAACACCTTGTTCCAGAGTTGCTCACAAAAGCAGGATATCCACCAGGACACCCTCAAGGTAGAGACAAAAATCAAAAACCTCTGGAACTTCGGCTAACAGCAGTGGCAGGCGGTGCAGGAACAGCCGTTTATCGTTTCTACACAGAATCCCTGGCAAAATACGGAATCGAACTCAAAGTGGATTTATACGATGCTCCGACCTTTTTCGAAAAACGCCATAAGGGTGAGTTTCAAATTGCTGGTTGGGGATGGGGAGCTGATTATCCCGATCCACAAAACTTCTTTCAATTGTTTTATAGTAAAAACATAGAAACTGGGTATAACGAAGCTGGCTACATCAACCCAGAATTTGATCGACTCTACGAACAACTATTAGAAACCACACAACCTGAGATTCGAAAGAACTTGGTTTATCGTATGAACGAGATACTACTACGTGATCTACCCGTAGCTTTTACATTCCATCCTGTTACGTTTTCTATCCAATGGCCATGGCTTGAGCCTATCATCCCACATCCATTAGATCTAAATCAACTCAAATACCGAAGTGTGAACCCAGAATTTCGTTTTCAAAAATGGTTAGAAATAAATTCTTTGTTTTAG
- a CDS encoding tetratricopeptide repeat protein, with amino-acid sequence MKTLIELQNLAKEAEKTKNIPKAIYYYKQLYEITRKPAFLFQLGYLESLIPNHENSVSFYEKYVDYNPDDTIAYYNLAVEYFHLKNYPKSILNLKKAILKKPDFLQAYILLGYIYEVMENHQEAFRYFQRVLSIKPNYHLALQGIIFSLIKQKLYDQALGECEKYLNLYPNDRFIKNTRVQLLIQLKKTEEAFSEIKTLVETDERYKSFENYIHQVQERREHEFQEFLSETQKKLQEKLASLEEANEETNPERKTYLDISLLSLFSGKKEQAIEYLQKALEQEKIKKDK; translated from the coding sequence ATGAAAACTCTGATAGAACTACAAAATTTAGCTAAAGAAGCAGAAAAAACAAAGAACATACCCAAAGCAATCTATTATTACAAACAATTGTATGAAATTACGAGAAAACCAGCTTTTCTTTTTCAACTGGGATATTTGGAATCGTTGATTCCTAATCACGAGAATTCTGTATCTTTTTATGAAAAGTATGTTGACTACAATCCTGATGATACCATTGCTTATTACAACTTAGCCGTTGAATATTTTCATTTGAAGAATTATCCCAAAAGCATTTTGAACTTAAAAAAAGCCATACTTAAGAAACCGGATTTTCTTCAAGCCTACATTCTTCTGGGTTATATTTATGAAGTCATGGAAAACCATCAAGAGGCTTTTCGTTATTTCCAAAGGGTCTTATCAATAAAACCCAACTATCATTTAGCTTTACAGGGTATCATTTTTTCTCTCATCAAACAAAAACTTTATGATCAAGCATTGGGGGAATGTGAAAAGTATTTAAATCTCTATCCAAATGATCGCTTTATAAAAAATACAAGGGTTCAATTGTTGATCCAGTTAAAAAAAACAGAAGAAGCATTTTCAGAAATTAAAACGTTAGTGGAAACAGATGAAAGATATAAATCTTTTGAAAACTATATCCATCAGGTTCAAGAGAGAAGAGAACACGAATTCCAGGAATTTCTTTCAGAAACTCAAAAAAAACTTCAAGAAAAACTAGCATCCTTAGAAGAAGCCAACGAAGAAACCAACCCAGAAAGGAAGACATATTTGGACATTAGCTTACTCTCATTATTTTCAGGAAAAAAAGAACAAGCAATCGAATACTTACAAAAAGCATTGGAGCAAGAAAAAATAAAAAAAGATAAATAA
- a CDS encoding PDZ domain-containing protein: MMRYFVVVYLLFLFLSACKTGEKLKENTKEEAPVILDNKKKEENEQAYLGILYTEYVYGVQVVEVFPDSPASKAGLEIGDIILSANGYPIFGSYTLKENIFSRKPGTEVIIEVEKMNGKRTKLRAVLEPMPEKYKKYYQNH; the protein is encoded by the coding sequence ATGATGCGATATTTCGTTGTCGTTTATTTGTTGTTCTTGTTTTTATCAGCTTGCAAAACAGGAGAGAAACTAAAAGAAAATACGAAAGAAGAAGCACCAGTTATTCTTGATAACAAAAAAAAAGAAGAAAATGAGCAAGCTTATTTGGGAATTTTATATACAGAATATGTCTATGGAGTTCAAGTAGTTGAGGTTTTTCCTGATAGCCCAGCTTCAAAAGCAGGTTTGGAGATAGGTGATATCATCTTATCAGCTAACGGATATCCTATCTTTGGTTCTTACACATTGAAAGAAAATATATTTTCAAGAAAACCTGGAACTGAAGTAATCATCGAAGTAGAAAAGATGAATGGGAAAAGAACAAAATTAAGGGCTGTTTTAGAACCCATGCCAGAGAAATATAAAAAATACTATCAAAATCATTGA
- a CDS encoding GMC family oxidoreductase, producing MSHYDYDFIVIGSGFGGSVSAMRLTQKGYKVAVIEAGKRFRNQDFPKTNWNLRKYFWFPTIFFYGIQRINILRHTLILSGAGVGGGSLVYANTLYVPLEEFFEHPKVKVLGGYEELLPYYEIAKKMLGVVETPKTFRGDEILKKTAEEMGFGQTFRPTPVGVYFGKVDDPQDPYFEGEGPKRNGCIFCGNCMVGCRHNAKNSLDKNYLYFAEKLGAKVIPETKVVGIYPLSPDGSEGYEIRTITTTNLFGYPKRVFRTKGVVLSAGVLGTLKLLFTMKQKKIMPNISEKLGYYVRTNSESIIGVTSKRKDVDFSEGVAISSSVFPDKNTHIEIVRYGKNSDVMNIMGAPALIDGGGKIPRQLRFLMAFLRHPIRSVRLLLPFGFAQRSIILLVMQTLDNYLKIVHKREFYFPFKKILTSELDEGEPPPTYIPIANEFARKLSKHINGIPRSSINEVLFDIPMTAHILGGACIGRTPDDGVIDEKNRLFHYQNFYVCDGSMIPANLGVNPSLSIVAFTERAMSFIPPKNDQMHIFEFEKKWGIEALLLRMK from the coding sequence ATGAGTCATTATGATTATGATTTTATTGTGATTGGTTCCGGTTTTGGTGGAAGTGTTTCTGCCATGAGGTTGACTCAAAAAGGCTATAAGGTGGCTGTGATCGAAGCAGGAAAACGATTTCGAAATCAGGATTTTCCAAAAACTAACTGGAACTTACGAAAGTATTTCTGGTTTCCAACAATCTTTTTCTATGGTATCCAAAGAATCAATATCTTGAGACATACATTGATACTTTCGGGTGCTGGAGTTGGTGGCGGAAGTTTAGTTTATGCTAATACTCTTTACGTCCCACTGGAAGAATTCTTTGAACATCCCAAAGTGAAAGTTTTGGGTGGTTATGAAGAGCTCTTGCCTTACTATGAGATTGCAAAAAAAATGCTGGGAGTAGTTGAAACTCCTAAAACCTTTCGTGGAGATGAAATTTTAAAAAAAACAGCCGAAGAAATGGGTTTCGGACAGACTTTTCGTCCTACACCTGTGGGAGTTTACTTCGGGAAGGTTGATGATCCCCAAGATCCATACTTTGAAGGAGAGGGTCCAAAGAGAAATGGATGTATCTTTTGTGGAAATTGTATGGTAGGTTGTCGTCATAATGCTAAAAATTCTTTGGATAAAAATTACTTATATTTTGCTGAAAAATTAGGGGCAAAAGTTATCCCAGAGACCAAAGTGGTCGGCATATATCCCTTGAGTCCGGATGGATCGGAGGGATACGAAATTCGAACCATTACCACTACAAATCTTTTTGGGTACCCCAAAAGGGTTTTTCGAACAAAAGGGGTAGTTCTATCCGCTGGTGTTTTAGGCACACTGAAACTATTGTTTACTATGAAACAAAAAAAAATCATGCCAAACATCTCAGAAAAATTAGGGTATTACGTTCGAACGAATTCTGAATCCATCATCGGTGTGACTTCGAAACGAAAAGACGTGGATTTTTCGGAGGGGGTAGCGATTTCATCAAGTGTCTTTCCGGATAAGAATACTCATATTGAAATTGTTAGATACGGGAAAAATTCTGATGTAATGAACATCATGGGAGCACCCGCATTGATTGATGGAGGTGGAAAAATCCCCAGACAACTTCGATTTTTAATGGCTTTTTTACGACATCCCATTCGTTCAGTGCGACTACTTCTTCCTTTTGGTTTTGCTCAACGCTCTATCATTCTGTTAGTAATGCAGACTTTAGATAATTATTTAAAGATCGTCCATAAAAGGGAATTCTATTTTCCTTTCAAAAAAATCCTTACATCAGAATTGGATGAAGGAGAGCCTCCGCCCACGTATATCCCTATAGCAAATGAATTTGCAAGAAAGCTTTCTAAGCATATCAATGGAATTCCAAGAAGCTCCATCAATGAAGTTTTATTCGATATCCCCATGACAGCTCATATTTTAGGAGGAGCATGCATTGGAAGAACGCCTGATGATGGAGTGATTGACGAAAAAAATCGTTTATTTCATTATCAAAATTTTTATGTTTGTGATGGATCGATGATTCCTGCTAACTTAGGAGTAAATCCAAGCTTAAGTATAGTTGCATTTACAGAAAGAGCTATGTCCTTCATTCCGCCTAAGAACGACCAAATGCACATTTTTGAATTTGAAAAAAAGTGGGGAATAGAAGCTTTACTTTTACGAATGAAGTAA
- a CDS encoding TRAP transporter fused permease subunit: MFEKLNKFEKFVFNLFSLFLVFFYIYSAIIQPFPVQYHRGVYVLAAYVLILFLYKSKNPILRIVDYFLIIVSFYVVGYWILNFTAITYRAGAETLQDQIVALIGVIIGIEIARRVVGIVFVIIGIVMILYGVYGKYLPDIIAHPGDTLLGLATTIFFKSDGIFGVMADVIASYVLLFVIFGAFLERSGSQKFFIDLPIALVGHKIGGPGKVAVIASALFGSISGSAIANTVSTGMFTIPLMKKAGFKPHIAGAIEPAASIGGMFMPPIMGAGGFIMSELTGVPYNKIMLISLFPALMYFLSVFVLVHYYAKDNKIVGEKSDVDVKTLLKSEWYYSLPIIVITGALLYGFSASYSAVLGILTTIIISWFKKKTRIDHNKFLEAVRVGVENSLTIGATVGIIGIIIAVLTYSGIIVSFADIVIQLAGGNIFLTILYIGIASLILGMGVPVTAAYLITAVVAVPALTKLGIDPIAAHMIVYWLSQDSNITPPVCIAAFTGATIAGANMWKTAFASFIFAKYLYVAPFLFAYVPAFTLNDTPENIIIAFILITIGTYLFSYVLSFTWWKYIKRIYQRT; encoded by the coding sequence ATGTTCGAAAAACTTAATAAATTCGAAAAGTTTGTTTTTAATCTTTTTTCCCTTTTTCTTGTTTTTTTTTATATATATTCAGCAATCATACAGCCTTTCCCTGTGCAATATCATCGTGGAGTTTATGTTCTCGCTGCTTATGTTCTGATTTTGTTTCTATATAAATCGAAGAATCCCATTTTAAGGATTGTAGATTATTTTCTTATTATTGTTTCTTTTTATGTAGTAGGTTATTGGATTTTGAATTTTACTGCTATTACATATCGAGCTGGAGCTGAAACCCTACAAGATCAAATTGTAGCATTGATTGGAGTTATAATCGGAATAGAAATAGCTCGAAGGGTAGTGGGGATTGTATTTGTAATCATTGGTATTGTGATGATTCTATATGGAGTATATGGAAAATACTTACCCGACATTATTGCTCATCCAGGGGATACGCTTTTAGGACTGGCAACGACCATTTTTTTCAAAAGTGATGGGATTTTTGGTGTAATGGCGGATGTGATTGCTTCTTATGTGCTTTTATTTGTGATTTTTGGTGCATTTTTGGAACGTTCTGGTTCACAGAAGTTTTTTATTGATCTTCCCATAGCATTAGTCGGTCATAAAATAGGTGGTCCTGGTAAAGTTGCTGTGATTGCAAGTGCCTTATTTGGTTCCATATCTGGAAGTGCAATCGCCAACACTGTTTCTACAGGTATGTTTACAATTCCTTTGATGAAAAAAGCAGGATTCAAACCTCACATAGCAGGAGCGATTGAACCAGCCGCCTCAATAGGGGGTATGTTTATGCCTCCTATTATGGGAGCTGGTGGTTTTATCATGTCGGAGTTAACAGGTGTTCCCTATAACAAAATCATGTTGATTTCTTTGTTTCCTGCTTTGATGTATTTTTTGAGTGTTTTTGTTCTTGTTCATTACTATGCTAAAGACAATAAAATTGTTGGTGAAAAATCAGATGTAGATGTAAAAACCCTTTTAAAAAGTGAATGGTACTATAGTTTACCTATCATTGTAATAACGGGAGCACTTTTATATGGTTTTTCTGCGAGTTATTCAGCAGTGTTAGGTATACTTACAACGATTATTATAAGTTGGTTCAAAAAAAAAACCCGAATTGATCATAATAAATTTTTAGAAGCAGTTCGTGTAGGTGTAGAAAATAGCTTAACTATTGGTGCTACCGTAGGAATCATTGGAATTATCATTGCAGTTTTGACATATAGTGGGATTATCGTGAGTTTTGCAGATATTGTGATTCAACTTGCTGGAGGGAATATCTTTTTGACCATTCTTTATATCGGTATTGCATCATTGATTTTAGGAATGGGGGTTCCAGTTACAGCTGCCTATTTGATCACAGCTGTTGTAGCCGTTCCTGCATTGACAAAGTTGGGGATTGACCCCATTGCCGCTCACATGATTGTTTATTGGTTATCTCAAGACTCAAACATAACTCCACCCGTATGCATCGCTGCTTTTACAGGTGCCACCATTGCAGGTGCGAATATGTGGAAGACAGCATTTGCTAGTTTTATTTTTGCCAAGTATCTTTATGTAGCTCCATTTCTTTTTGCTTATGTCCCAGCCTTCACCTTGAATGATACACCTGAAAATATTATCATTGCTTTCATTCTTATCACCATTGGAACATATTTGTTTTCTTATGTTTTGAGTTTTACTTGGTGGAAATATATAAAACGAATTTATCAAAGAACCTGA
- the nadC gene encoding carboxylating nicotinate-nucleotide diphosphorylase produces MQHHFTSPVVDIKRADVEDLIKVAIYEDAPDGDITSETLFDRNHFSFAKVISKSKGIFCGNRISGLLIEIFNEIANYNIKILNSLQDGDEFLENQELLKLKGETAGLLRIERVLLNFIQLLSGISTQTHKVIQAIQGINKSIFILDTRKTIPGFRILSKYAVYCGGGSNHRIHLSDMAMIKENHLSIGLSLKEAVRQIKSKHPTKPIEIEVQDFRMIEEVLSIEPDIIMLDNFSIEEIKKAVELIEDYCNNHSLSKPKIEISGGWRPDKFYLLKDLENIGVSMGYLTHNVQFLDMSMDFETL; encoded by the coding sequence ATGCAACATCACTTTACAAGTCCCGTCGTTGACATAAAAAGAGCTGATGTAGAAGACCTCATAAAAGTAGCCATTTACGAAGATGCACCAGATGGTGATATAACTTCAGAAACTCTTTTCGATAGAAATCACTTTAGTTTTGCGAAAGTCATTTCCAAGTCAAAAGGAATATTTTGTGGTAATAGGATTTCAGGTCTATTGATTGAAATTTTTAATGAAATTGCAAACTATAACATCAAGATTTTGAATTCATTGCAAGATGGGGATGAATTTTTAGAAAACCAAGAATTATTAAAACTCAAAGGAGAGACTGCTGGTTTATTGAGAATTGAGAGGGTGCTTTTGAATTTTATCCAGCTTCTTAGTGGGATTAGCACTCAAACTCATAAAGTCATCCAAGCAATACAAGGTATAAATAAGAGTATTTTTATTTTAGATACAAGAAAAACCATTCCAGGTTTTCGTATTTTATCCAAATATGCTGTCTATTGTGGAGGTGGAAGTAACCATAGAATACATCTTTCAGATATGGCAATGATCAAAGAAAATCATCTTTCAATAGGATTATCTCTCAAAGAAGCAGTAAGGCAAATCAAGTCGAAACACCCAACAAAACCCATTGAAATCGAGGTTCAGGATTTTCGTATGATTGAAGAAGTTTTAAGCATAGAACCTGATATAATCATGTTAGATAACTTTTCTATCGAAGAAATCAAGAAAGCCGTCGAATTGATTGAAGATTATTGTAATAATCACAGTTTATCTAAGCCAAAAATTGAAATCTCAGGAGGGTGGCGTCCTGACAAATTTTACTTGTTGAAGGATTTGGAAAACATAGGAGTAAGTATGGGATATCTAACCCACAATGTGCAGTTTTTAGATATGAGCATGGATTTTGAGACTTTATGA
- a CDS encoding GtrA family protein, with protein sequence MASLKSRFHSLLEKYFKNKKILYLINGSLIFLINLILAYLIYKIPFSQNERIQNNIANLITTELMVFISFIIHNNLTWKGNTGKFIHKIFKYHTIMAVSILIRAVSFYLFDSIGFPFMVSTVLSIAIIVIFNFLGFDKFVFNKYE encoded by the coding sequence ATGGCATCTTTGAAGAGTAGGTTTCATTCTCTTTTGGAGAAATACTTTAAAAATAAAAAAATATTGTATTTAATAAATGGTTCCTTGATTTTTCTTATTAACCTTATATTAGCATATTTGATTTACAAAATCCCTTTTTCTCAAAATGAAAGAATACAGAATAATATAGCTAACTTAATTACAACAGAATTGATGGTTTTTATTTCTTTTATCATACATAATAACTTAACGTGGAAGGGAAACACCGGGAAATTTATTCACAAAATCTTTAAGTATCATACCATAATGGCAGTTTCGATTTTAATACGTGCAGTTTCATTTTATTTGTTTGATAGTATAGGATTTCCGTTTATGGTATCTACGGTTTTAAGTATTGCAATTATTGTGATATTTAACTTCTTGGGTTTTGACAAATTTGTGTTTAATAAGTATGAATGA
- a CDS encoding ABC transporter permease: protein MNQTQQRLKKISYIIVSIYFVIGLLDLISFRDSMGAKFSLLDALFVKVLNVQKERTYTEPFGLYRESKHFEKPKGLHILGTDINGNDVLLQTLKGAKTALLLAIGVNLIAIPIGIVLGVIAGYFGGWIDDIIQWFYTTVASIPWLLFVITFLMIFGRGMIWIIIAIGLTSWVELARIARGETLKLREMNFIKSSLIVGKSHFRILWEEILPNLSSIVKITFALSSSHIIVAETVLTFIGIGIEPGSSSWGIMIAEAPRELLRDPPIWWNFFSASFLGILPLILALNILAEER from the coding sequence ATGAATCAAACCCAACAAAGACTCAAAAAAATCAGCTACATCATCGTTAGTATTTACTTCGTGATTGGGCTTTTGGATTTGATTTCCTTTCGAGACTCAATGGGGGCAAAGTTTTCTTTATTGGACGCTTTGTTTGTGAAAGTTCTCAATGTTCAAAAAGAAAGAACCTACACCGAGCCCTTTGGTTTATATCGAGAATCGAAGCACTTTGAAAAACCCAAAGGACTTCACATCTTAGGAACCGACATCAACGGAAACGATGTCCTATTACAAACCCTCAAAGGAGCAAAAACGGCATTACTTTTGGCAATTGGAGTCAATTTGATTGCCATTCCCATCGGGATAGTTTTAGGTGTGATTGCTGGCTATTTCGGTGGTTGGATTGATGATATCATTCAGTGGTTTTATACTACAGTAGCTTCGATTCCTTGGCTATTGTTCGTGATTACTTTTTTGATGATTTTCGGTAGAGGCATGATTTGGATCATCATAGCGATTGGTCTTACCAGTTGGGTGGAATTGGCACGCATTGCTCGAGGAGAAACCCTAAAGCTCCGAGAAATGAATTTTATTAAATCCTCACTCATTGTGGGAAAATCCCATTTTCGTATCCTTTGGGAAGAAATCCTACCCAATCTGAGTTCCATTGTCAAAATCACCTTTGCGCTTTCATCTTCACACATCATCGTTGCCGAAACCGTCCTGACGTTTATTGGAATTGGCATAGAACCCGGAAGTTCTTCTTGGGGGATCATGATTGCAGAAGCCCCAAGGGAACTATTAAGAGATCCTCCTATTTGGTGGAACTTTTTTAGCGCCTCTTTTCTGGGAATACTTCCTTTGATTTTAGCTTTAAACATTCTTGCAGAGGAAAGGTAA
- a CDS encoding TAXI family TRAP transporter solute-binding subunit, which produces MQNLQILLLIISILGISELFSISARTYRFSGGPSGGVYQYFASGVSTLAKKANINLLASASGGAIENIRLVNAEKADFGIANSGDVYSARMGQLIGDSKKYENIFAINFFYSAVAQLVVRAEDRITSVKQLEGKRVAVGNPGSGAAAAAEIFFKEIGIWEKINKEFLGYREAAEAFKNRQLDAFWVFAGYPNAAITEAALQNKIQLVDVYTEAEKAGMFKKYPYLTKEVLPANTYSGQTQEVATYSDAVIFFAHKNVPTEVVYNLLKVLYSKEGLEYMVSVHKAAQEMKIEHGLKGIVTPLHPGAEKFWKEMKVLK; this is translated from the coding sequence ATGCAAAACTTACAAATTTTACTTTTAATCATTTCGATTTTAGGGATCAGTGAGCTTTTTTCTATTTCAGCTAGGACATATCGATTTTCGGGTGGTCCATCAGGTGGTGTGTATCAATATTTTGCCAGTGGAGTTTCTACCTTAGCTAAGAAAGCAAACATCAATCTTTTAGCTAGTGCCTCGGGTGGTGCAATTGAAAATATTCGTTTAGTGAATGCTGAAAAAGCAGATTTTGGTATCGCAAACTCAGGGGATGTTTACTCTGCGAGGATGGGGCAGCTTATAGGTGATAGTAAAAAATACGAAAATATTTTTGCCATTAATTTCTTTTATAGTGCTGTTGCTCAGCTCGTCGTGCGTGCTGAAGATAGAATCACTTCCGTTAAGCAATTAGAAGGAAAGCGAGTCGCTGTTGGAAATCCTGGTTCTGGTGCAGCAGCTGCAGCAGAAATATTTTTCAAAGAAATTGGTATTTGGGAAAAAATCAACAAAGAATTTTTGGGTTATCGTGAGGCTGCAGAAGCATTTAAAAATAGACAATTAGATGCGTTTTGGGTATTTGCTGGATATCCAAATGCAGCTATCACTGAAGCTGCCTTACAAAATAAAATTCAGTTAGTGGATGTGTACACTGAAGCAGAAAAAGCAGGAATGTTTAAAAAATATCCTTATCTGACTAAAGAAGTCTTACCAGCAAATACCTATAGCGGACAAACTCAAGAGGTAGCGACTTATAGTGACGCCGTGATTTTCTTTGCTCATAAGAATGTTCCTACAGAAGTTGTTTATAACCTACTGAAGGTTCTCTATAGTAAAGAAGGTTTGGAATATATGGTGAGTGTTCACAAAGCAGCTCAAGAAATGAAAATCGAGCATGGACTAAAGGGAATTGTGACGCCACTTCATCCAGGAGCTGAAAAATTCTGGAAGGAAATGAAAGTATTAAAATAA